From Vitis vinifera cultivar Pinot Noir 40024 chromosome 14, ASM3070453v1, a single genomic window includes:
- the LOC100265287 gene encoding S-adenosylmethionine decarboxylase proenzyme: MALPVSAIGFEGYEKRLEISFFEPGIFADPVGMGLRSLSKTQLDEILEPAECTIVSSLSNDDVDSYVLSESSLFVYPYKIIIKTCGTTKLLLSIPPILKLANSLDLSVRSVKYTRGSFIFPGAQSFPHRNFSEEVVELDGHFGKLGAGSKAYMMGSHDKPQKWHVYTAAAEFTGRLDPVYTLEMCMTGLDRKKASVFYKTDTSSAAVMTENSGIRKILPNSEICDFEFDPCGYSMNAIEEDAISTIHVTPEDGFSYASFEAMGYNLNDDSLTQMLERVLDCFQPAHFSVALHADVEGKKLEYDFPLDVMGYYCEGRSYEGLGKGGSIIYHSFMKSEECGSPRSILKWRENEEEEQVLKKK, from the coding sequence ATGGCGTTGCCTGTTTCTGCAATTGGATTTGAAGGCTATGAAAAGAGACTtgagatatcattttttgagCCAGGAATCTTTGCTGACCCTGTTGGGATGGGTCTCCGTTCATTGTCTAAAACACAATTGGATGAAATTCTAGAGCCAGCTGAATGCACTATAGTCTCTTCATTGTCAAATGATGATGTTGATTCATATGTCCTTTCTGAGTCTAGCCTTTTTGTTTATCCTTACAAgattatcatcaaaacttgtGGGACTACAAAATTACTTCTCTCAATCCCACCCATCCTTAAGTTGGCTAATAGTCTTGATCTTTCTGTGAGATCTGTGAAGTACACTCGTGGAAGCTTCATATTTCCTGGTGCACAATCATTTCCACATCGTAACTTCTCTGAAGAAGTAGTTGAACTGGATGGTCATTTTGGCAAGCTTGGAGCAGGCAGCAAGGCTTACATGATGGGTAGTCATGACAAGCCACAGAAATGGCATGTTTACACTGCAGCTGCAGAGTTTACTGGTCGATTGGATCCAGTTTATACTCTAGAGATGTGCATGACTGGTTTGGACAGGAAGAAAGCATCTGTCTTTTACAAAACTGATACAAGCTCGGCAGCTGTGATGACTGAAAACTCTGGTATTAGGAAAATTCTTCCAAATTCTGAGATATGTGACTTCGAGTTTGATCCGTGTGGTTACTCAATGAATGCTATTGAAGAGGATGCAATTTCTACAATTCACGTCACACCGGAAGACGGTTTCAGTTATGCTAGTTTTGAAGCAATGGGCTATAATCTCAATGATGATAGTTTGACCCAGATGCTTGAGAGGGTTTTGGATTGCTTTCAGCCTGCTCACTTTTCTGTGGCACTGCATGCTGATGTTGAAGGCAAGAAACTTGAATATGACTTTCCCCTGGATGTGATGGGATACTATTGTGAGGGAAGGAGCTATGAAGGGCTTGGGAAGGGTGGTTCAATCATCTACCACAGCTTTATGAAGTCTGAAGAGTGTGGCTCTCCCAGGTCAATTTTGAAATGGAGAGAGAACGAGGAAGAGGAGCAAGTTCTTAAGAAAAAGTGA
- the LOC100265155 gene encoding PWWP domain-containing protein 3 isoform X1 → MGNDMEVKKKKKKQKLNCRSSKLLEIGENVDKVVQENKENKSSGKKKRKREKGNQVHAGEAVKFSIEEDKSNEGERKRQKNKSSRKKNRKNEEKNRVVLGKVDRPEEEVAGPGQSKTQSKTENSNRPEETSVAVDMRTSKSKKAAKNKEEKFTKSSKKQVENEPDEVYHISSGDEDCSKGMKKWIMEYHQSRPGLKILQQRIDEFITAHEAEEEQARKEREARASEGGWTVVVHHKGRKKTTDSESGIAVGSVAQAAVMDKMGKKKSKEIGLNFYRFQRREAQRNELMMLQSKFEQDKKRIQQLRAARKFRPY, encoded by the exons GGGAAAATGTAGACAAAGTGgtacaagaaaataaagaaaataaatcttctgggaagaagaaaagaaaaagggaaaagggaaatCAAGTTCATGCTGGCGAAGCTGTTAAGTTCAGTATTGAAG AAGATAAGTCAAATGAAGGAGAAAGGAAAAGGCAAAAGAATAAATCATCAAggaaaaagaacagaaaaaatgAGGAGAAAAATAGAGTTGTGCTTGGCAAAGTTGATAGACCAGAAG aGGAAGTAGCAGGCCCAGGCCAATCTAAAACTCAAAGCAAAACTGAGAATTCCAACAGGCCTGAGGAGACTAGTGTTGCAGTAGATATGAGaacaa GTAAGTCGAAGAAAGCTGCAAAAAATAAGGAGgagaaatttacaaaatcatcaaaaaaaCAAGTGGAAAATGAACCAGATGAGGTCTATCATATCTCTTCAGGGGATGAAGATTGCTCAAAAGGAATGAAAA AATGGATAATGGAATACCATCAGAGCAGACCAGGGCTGAAGATATTGCAACAAAGGATTGATGAGTTTATAACTGCTCATGAGGCAGAAGAGGAACAG gcaagaaaagaaagggaagCCCGTGCTTCAGAAGGGGGATGGACTGTTGTTGTACATCATAAAGGGAGGAAAAAGACAACAGATTCTGAAAGTGGGATTGCGGTGGGCTCTGTTGCCCAAGCTGCTGTGATGGATAAAATGGGCAAGaagaaaagtaaagaaattGGTCTGAATTTCTATCGCTTTCAGAGAAGAGAGGCACAGAGGAATG AGCTAATGATGCTGCAAAGCAAATTTGAGCAGGATAAAAAGCGGATACAGCAACTGAGAGCTGCAAGGAAGTTTCGGCCTTATTGA
- the LOC100265155 gene encoding uncharacterized protein LOC100265155 isoform X4, producing the protein MGNDMEVKKKKKKQKLNCRSSKLLEIGENVDKVVQENKENKSSGKKKRKREKGNQVHAGEAVKFSIEDKSNEGERKRQKNKSSRKKNRKNEEKNRVVLGKVDRPEGKSKKAAKNKEEKFTKSSKKQVENEPDEVYHISSGDEDCSKGMKKWIMEYHQSRPGLKILQQRIDEFITAHEAEEEQARKEREARASEGGWTVVVHHKGRKKTTDSESGIAVGSVAQAAVMDKMGKKKSKEIGLNFYRFQRREAQRNELMMLQSKFEQDKKRIQQLRAARKFRPY; encoded by the exons GGGAAAATGTAGACAAAGTGgtacaagaaaataaagaaaataaatcttctgggaagaagaaaagaaaaagggaaaagggaaatCAAGTTCATGCTGGCGAAGCTGTTAAGTTCAGTATTGAAG ATAAGTCAAATGAAGGAGAAAGGAAAAGGCAAAAGAATAAATCATCAAggaaaaagaacagaaaaaatgAGGAGAAAAATAGAGTTGTGCTTGGCAAAGTTGATAGACCAGAAG GTAAGTCGAAGAAAGCTGCAAAAAATAAGGAGgagaaatttacaaaatcatcaaaaaaaCAAGTGGAAAATGAACCAGATGAGGTCTATCATATCTCTTCAGGGGATGAAGATTGCTCAAAAGGAATGAAAA AATGGATAATGGAATACCATCAGAGCAGACCAGGGCTGAAGATATTGCAACAAAGGATTGATGAGTTTATAACTGCTCATGAGGCAGAAGAGGAACAG gcaagaaaagaaagggaagCCCGTGCTTCAGAAGGGGGATGGACTGTTGTTGTACATCATAAAGGGAGGAAAAAGACAACAGATTCTGAAAGTGGGATTGCGGTGGGCTCTGTTGCCCAAGCTGCTGTGATGGATAAAATGGGCAAGaagaaaagtaaagaaattGGTCTGAATTTCTATCGCTTTCAGAGAAGAGAGGCACAGAGGAATG AGCTAATGATGCTGCAAAGCAAATTTGAGCAGGATAAAAAGCGGATACAGCAACTGAGAGCTGCAAGGAAGTTTCGGCCTTATTGA
- the LOC100265155 gene encoding stress response protein NST1 isoform X2, whose product MGNDMEVKKKKKKQKLNCRSSKLLEIGENVDKVVQENKENKSSGKKKRKREKGNQVHAGEAVKFSIEDKSNEGERKRQKNKSSRKKNRKNEEKNRVVLGKVDRPEEEVAGPGQSKTQSKTENSNRPEETSVAVDMRTSKSKKAAKNKEEKFTKSSKKQVENEPDEVYHISSGDEDCSKGMKKWIMEYHQSRPGLKILQQRIDEFITAHEAEEEQARKEREARASEGGWTVVVHHKGRKKTTDSESGIAVGSVAQAAVMDKMGKKKSKEIGLNFYRFQRREAQRNELMMLQSKFEQDKKRIQQLRAARKFRPY is encoded by the exons GGGAAAATGTAGACAAAGTGgtacaagaaaataaagaaaataaatcttctgggaagaagaaaagaaaaagggaaaagggaaatCAAGTTCATGCTGGCGAAGCTGTTAAGTTCAGTATTGAAG ATAAGTCAAATGAAGGAGAAAGGAAAAGGCAAAAGAATAAATCATCAAggaaaaagaacagaaaaaatgAGGAGAAAAATAGAGTTGTGCTTGGCAAAGTTGATAGACCAGAAG aGGAAGTAGCAGGCCCAGGCCAATCTAAAACTCAAAGCAAAACTGAGAATTCCAACAGGCCTGAGGAGACTAGTGTTGCAGTAGATATGAGaacaa GTAAGTCGAAGAAAGCTGCAAAAAATAAGGAGgagaaatttacaaaatcatcaaaaaaaCAAGTGGAAAATGAACCAGATGAGGTCTATCATATCTCTTCAGGGGATGAAGATTGCTCAAAAGGAATGAAAA AATGGATAATGGAATACCATCAGAGCAGACCAGGGCTGAAGATATTGCAACAAAGGATTGATGAGTTTATAACTGCTCATGAGGCAGAAGAGGAACAG gcaagaaaagaaagggaagCCCGTGCTTCAGAAGGGGGATGGACTGTTGTTGTACATCATAAAGGGAGGAAAAAGACAACAGATTCTGAAAGTGGGATTGCGGTGGGCTCTGTTGCCCAAGCTGCTGTGATGGATAAAATGGGCAAGaagaaaagtaaagaaattGGTCTGAATTTCTATCGCTTTCAGAGAAGAGAGGCACAGAGGAATG AGCTAATGATGCTGCAAAGCAAATTTGAGCAGGATAAAAAGCGGATACAGCAACTGAGAGCTGCAAGGAAGTTTCGGCCTTATTGA
- the LOC100265155 gene encoding uncharacterized protein LOC100265155 isoform X3, whose translation MGNDMEVKKKKKKQKLNCRSSKLLEIGENVDKVVQENKENKSSGKKKRKREKGNQVHAGEAVKFSIEEDKSNEGERKRQKNKSSRKKNRKNEEKNRVVLGKVDRPEGKSKKAAKNKEEKFTKSSKKQVENEPDEVYHISSGDEDCSKGMKKWIMEYHQSRPGLKILQQRIDEFITAHEAEEEQARKEREARASEGGWTVVVHHKGRKKTTDSESGIAVGSVAQAAVMDKMGKKKSKEIGLNFYRFQRREAQRNELMMLQSKFEQDKKRIQQLRAARKFRPY comes from the exons GGGAAAATGTAGACAAAGTGgtacaagaaaataaagaaaataaatcttctgggaagaagaaaagaaaaagggaaaagggaaatCAAGTTCATGCTGGCGAAGCTGTTAAGTTCAGTATTGAAG AAGATAAGTCAAATGAAGGAGAAAGGAAAAGGCAAAAGAATAAATCATCAAggaaaaagaacagaaaaaatgAGGAGAAAAATAGAGTTGTGCTTGGCAAAGTTGATAGACCAGAAG GTAAGTCGAAGAAAGCTGCAAAAAATAAGGAGgagaaatttacaaaatcatcaaaaaaaCAAGTGGAAAATGAACCAGATGAGGTCTATCATATCTCTTCAGGGGATGAAGATTGCTCAAAAGGAATGAAAA AATGGATAATGGAATACCATCAGAGCAGACCAGGGCTGAAGATATTGCAACAAAGGATTGATGAGTTTATAACTGCTCATGAGGCAGAAGAGGAACAG gcaagaaaagaaagggaagCCCGTGCTTCAGAAGGGGGATGGACTGTTGTTGTACATCATAAAGGGAGGAAAAAGACAACAGATTCTGAAAGTGGGATTGCGGTGGGCTCTGTTGCCCAAGCTGCTGTGATGGATAAAATGGGCAAGaagaaaagtaaagaaattGGTCTGAATTTCTATCGCTTTCAGAGAAGAGAGGCACAGAGGAATG AGCTAATGATGCTGCAAAGCAAATTTGAGCAGGATAAAAAGCGGATACAGCAACTGAGAGCTGCAAGGAAGTTTCGGCCTTATTGA